Within the Glycine max cultivar Williams 82 chromosome 12, Glycine_max_v4.0, whole genome shotgun sequence genome, the region CCTTTTTTCTCAGAACAGGACTGTGTTTTGCTGGGGTGACGAAACTAATAGCTTAGTGATTAGCTTGATTCCTCATGACATGAGATTTCATAAAATTTCAGCTGGGGGGTACCATGTGTGTGGAATCTCAGAAGGGGTGAGCTCCAAAACTTTTtgttgggggagaagcttgaaCCTTGAGGAAGAAATTTCAGTGTCACATGCTGGTCAAGGAAATGTTGATTTGGCACCAAATGACCCCATGCTTTCGGTAGTGGGAGGGAAGTTCCATGCATGTGGCATTAAGAGCTATGACCGTGGAGTGATTTGTTGGGGATTTATCATCAAACCAAGCACTCCATCTCCTAAAGGGATTAAGGTTTTTGAAGTTGCTGCTGGTGATTACTTTACTTGTGCAGTTCTTGCTGTGAAATCTCTTATGCCTTCATGTTGGGGTGTTGATTTTCCCACCTCTCTTCCTTTAGCTGTTTCACCAGGAATGTGCCAACCTGCTCCATGTGCTCCTGGCTCCTATGCCATTGATCAGCATAAGAGTCTTTGCAAGTCACCGGATTCTCGTGTTTGCATGAGGTGCAGTGGTGCTTGTCCTCCTGAAATGCATCTGAAGAGTGCATGCAATTTAGCATCTGATAGAGTGTGTGAATATAACTGTTCTTGTTGTTCTTCATCCGAATGCTTCTTGAACTGCTCCTCTTCATACTCCAATGCTGCTGCCGCCGAGAAGAAAAGTGAAAAATTTTGGGCTCTGCAGCTGCCAGTTCTCATTGCTGAGATTGCTTTTGCAGTTTTCGTAGTTAGTATTGTGTCAATAACTGCAGTGTTATACATCCGCTACAGGCTAAGAGATTGTGAGTGCTCAAAAGGGTCAATGGTGAAGAAACTTAATGGAAATTCTTCCCTCCAAAACGAGAACAAGGTGAGGCCAGACTTGGAGGAACTTAAGATCAGAAGGGCTCAAACGTTCACCTATGAGGAGCTTGAAACTGCAACCAGTGGATTCAAAGAAGAGTCCATAGTAGGGAAGGGAAGTTTTTCCTGTGTGTTCAAGGGAGTTTTGAAAGATGGGACAGTTGTTGCTGTAAAAAGGGCCATAGTGTCCCCCAACATGCAGAAGAATTCCAAAGAGTTTCACACAGAACTTGACTTGCTCTCAAGGTTGAACCACGCTCATTTGCTCAATCTTCTAGGGTATTGTGAAGAAGGTGGAGAGAGGCTTCTAGTGTATGAGTTCATGGCTCATGGCTCTTTGCACCAACACTTACATGCAACAAACCAAGTGTTGAGAGAACAGTTGGATTGGATAAGAAGGGTGACAATTGCAGTCCAAGCAGCACGTGGAATCGAATATCTGCATGGCTATGCTTGCCCTCCAGTGATTCACAGAGACATCAAGTCCTCAAACATCCTCATTGATGAAGAACACAATGCAAGAGTGGCTGattttggtttatcattgtTAGGCCCTGCAGATAGTGGTTCCCCTTTAGCTGAACTCCCAGCTGGGACTCTTGGTTATCTTGATCCCGAGTACTATAGGCTTCACTACCTCACAACAAAATCTGATGTTTATAGCTTTGGTGTTCTCCTTTTGGAGATTCTAAGTGGTAGAAAAGCCATTGACATGCAATATGAAGAAGGCAACATAGTGGAATGGGCAGTGCCTCTTATCAAATCAGGAGACATAACCGCGATTTTGGACCCGGTTTTGAAGCCTCCTCCTGATCTTGAAGCATTGAAGAGAATAGCCAATGTGGCTTGTAAGTGTGTGAGAATGAGAGGGAAAGAAAGGCCCTCAATGGATAAAGTAACAACAGCTTTGGAGAGAGGTCTTGCACAGTTAATGGGAAGTCCATGCATTGAGCAGCCAATTTTGCCCACTGAGGTGGTTTTGGGAAGCAACAGATTGCACAAGAAGTCATCTCAAAGATCTTCAAACAGGTCAGTTTCTGAGACAGATGTGGCAGAAACTGAGGACCAAAGGTTTGAGTTTAGAGCACCCTCATGGATAACTTTCCCCAGTGTGACATCTTctcaaaggagaaagtcatcaGTGTCTGAGGCAGATGTTGATGGGAAGAACAATGCAGAAGGGAAGAACATGGGCAATGTTGGAGGGGGTGGTGATGTTTTGAGAAGCCTTGAGGAAGAGATTGGTCCTGCTTCTCCAAGAGAGAGGCTGTTCTTGCAGCACAACTTCTAACCATGTATGTCaagtttgaaggaaaaaaaactacTCAGGTTTATAGTTCTCATGTTATTGTAGCTTTTGGTTTAGATTCTTAGGATTGGAAATGTGGTGCAAAATTGTGAGGTGATTTTCCTCAACATATGCTGCTATCACTACTAATGTAATGCTATTTCATGTAACTATGTTTCTTGAGTCTCATCATAGATGAAAGCCtgactattattattttaagggATAATAGAGTTTAGTTCATGAAAAATGGGttcatcttttgttttatttagtcTCCCACTTTTAAAATTGTAAGTTTTTTGTTTCCTATATTTTTGGAATACACAAATTTTAGTCAGTAAAATCATAAGTTTTCGTCCCCAGTACTGTTAATTTATGGAACTAAAGTTTGATTTATACAGAAATAAAAACTTACAATGTTAAAAGTTAGGGACCAAGACAAAGATGATCCGACAACAAAGTTGATTCAATTTGGTAAGGAACAAACTCATATCCCAAGAGAACAAGAGTTCAATTCTTATAAGCACTCTTTGAACCGAGGTCTGGGATTAAAACATCATTATCCCTTATTTTAATGTCTATCTTCTGAGAGCTGTGTTTCAGAATCCTAGGGGAGCTTTCATTCTTTTATACAACTACTGTAGGATGTTATGTAGCTATCTATGCTATCGTTTTATTGGCTGTAATTCTATAAAGTTTATCTACGTTAAATTCTATGATTCTTTTTTGGCTGAAAGAGTTGGATTATGATCTAATGTTTAAATGACAAATTGGACTTTTGCTTACGAGGAATAATTTGTGATATTGAGATCACTGAAGAGTCCAAAATAAGATTACAGAAATAGGGAAGAAAAACGAAAAACACATCATTAAAACTTATGCCCTCACGCAGGATCGAACTACGGACCTTCAGTTTACAAGACTGACGCTCTACCACTGAGCTATAAGGGCTAGTTGTCTTTATTTCCGACAATAAAAGTATATTACTAAGTTTTGAACTTAATACCATCACTAAGAAAGACTTTCAAATGCTCTatgtttatcaaatattttttttctcttgataaAGTAATAGTTTTATTATGGTCTGCTCTTGGttcatcattctttttctttcatgtgTATTTCCTCTTAAgttaaagataatattaatgttgtttatatgtttctttctttttacctaGAGTTATTGACCAATTTTGTGTAAGccatttatatttctttattggGAACTTTCTTCTTATTTGCTTGATATTAAGtatcttatatataatttaaataggTAGAGCAGACCATGCTAAAAATATCTCATGGAACTATACCAAATTATATCAAAGCAAGTGTTAGATTTGATACAGACATCAAATTATATCCCTTGATGATTATAATAAGCTCATCAACTATTGCAAATTAAATTAGTATTATTttggtaaattaaaaaaataacatgtaaatttGGTTGGTATAAGATACCTAAAAAATACTTCtcgtttttttttcccttcaaacactttaatatatttaaatgatccaaaggaaagaagaaaaaaaatgtacaagctattttacatttataaaaattagtatttgtaaaaaaaattagacttaaatttgttttaaatcctttaaattaaggtgattattttttttagctcttcaaaaaagaatgtttttactagttcttcaaatttttgaaaagcTATTTTTAGTCCATCTTATTCTTTGTATTAATGACTTCATACAATTTATCACcgtcaaatatatatattttttattttaatttcattaaaaaaaattgtgacagtttaaaacaactaaaatatgtaaaaaaaaaattgtgacaaTTCTAtatccatttatttatttttcttcttttaaaccaacaaaatatataaaaaaaagtcatcaaACCGTATGAGTCAAATATTTTGACAATCTAgacatcatttttcaaaaaaaaaaaattgacaatttaaaatcattacaAATTATAAGATCACGAGCACATTAAACAAAGAGAGACTAAAAGTGACTTTTCAAATATTTGaggaactaataaaaataaattattttcttaaagactaaaaataattatccaaatttaaaggataaaaaatataaatttttatcattgtattgatcaaatcaaatcaattttattttactaaatctaatatgaaagaattaaatcaaatcaTTATGTTATTAtctacaaaagaaaaatgaataggCTTAGCTGTACTTTTGCTAGTGATTTGCTTCATCTTCATCGAGGGAATTCATGTAGGAACGGATAAGAATAGCTGAAGcaatactaatttttattttcactataaGATACTTGTGTTGTACAAGTGCACCACAACGAAGAGAATGCATATTAAACTTTCTCATAGATAAGATCAAAACAAGCAGCCCACATTGAAGTAAGGATGAAATCTAGACAACTTTTATTTCAGCTACTACAATTGTATGTTTAGattgagggaaaaaaaaatattttatatagctAAGAAATTAAAACGAAAAGTAGGGGGCGAAAAAAGagaagtaatttttaatataaaaaaattcatccattttaaataTCAACATCCTATCACACTTGTTTTGTTTCATTTCATCTAAACAAAAGTGTTGGAAAATACCCAGTCTCACATCGGTTGCCTCACTGCTTGGAGTGCAGCTTATACATCTGGTGGACAACTTCACTTAACGtcaattgattttaagatgaagtctaacatggtatcagagctggACTCTGTTTCTGGGACATCGCTTTAGCTTCCGCTGCGATCACTCATCATTTGTTGTTCACGCACCAAGCCCAAGAAGTGTTGTGCATGCGGGAGTGTGTTGGGAAATactcaagtcccacatcggctgcTTCACTCCTTGAAGTGCaacttatatatctgttggacaacttcacttaatgcCAATTGTACATATTTACATCATCACAACTATGCATAAGGGAGGAGAGGGAATGAGGGAGAGATGACAATGACAGTCAAATAAGGCTACAAAACTGGCATACACAAATTCTATTCTACATTCTGGAAAA harbors:
- the LOC100797455 gene encoding serine/threonine-protein kinase-like protein ACR4, with the protein product MSKQFCYYYWSIFYILHFFLCVIFWLLCIMGFSLKHRLIYGFNVNQCSTRLLFELVILSHLWLQVTSLGSMSSIAISYGEKGSVFCGLKSDGSHTVTCYGSNSAIIYGTPTHFSFLGLTAGDGFVCGLLMGSNQPYCWGSSAYIEMGVPQPMIKGAQYLEISAGDYHVCGLRKPMTGRHRNISLVDCWGYNMTKNYVFGAQIQSISAGSEFNCGLFSQNRTVFCWGDETNSLVISLIPHDMRFHKISAGGYHVCGISEGVSSKTFCWGRSLNLEEEISVSHAGQGNVDLAPNDPMLSVVGGKFHACGIKSYDRGVICWGFIIKPSTPSPKGIKVFEVAAGDYFTCAVLAVKSLMPSCWGVDFPTSLPLAVSPGMCQPAPCAPGSYAIDQHKSLCKSPDSRVCMRCSGACPPEMHLKSACNLASDRVCEYNCSCCSSSECFLNCSSSYSNAAAAEKKSEKFWALQLPVLIAEIAFAVFVVSIVSITAVLYIRYRLRDCECSKGSMVKKLNGNSSLQNENKVRPDLEELKIRRAQTFTYEELETATSGFKEESIVGKGSFSCVFKGVLKDGTVVAVKRAIVSPNMQKNSKEFHTELDLLSRLNHAHLLNLLGYCEEGGERLLVYEFMAHGSLHQHLHATNQVLREQLDWIRRVTIAVQAARGIEYLHGYACPPVIHRDIKSSNILIDEEHNARVADFGLSLLGPADSGSPLAELPAGTLGYLDPEYYRLHYLTTKSDVYSFGVLLLEILSGRKAIDMQYEEGNIVEWAVPLIKSGDITAILDPVLKPPPDLEALKRIANVACKCVRMRGKERPSMDKVTTALERGLAQLMGSPCIEQPILPTEVVLGSNRLHKKSSQRSSNRSVSETDVAETEDQRFEFRAPSWITFPSVTSSQRRKSSVSEADVDGKNNAEGKNMGNVGGGGDVLRSLEEEIGPASPRERLFLQHNF